One stretch of Nocardia mangyaensis DNA includes these proteins:
- a CDS encoding NUDIX hydrolase, with amino-acid sequence MGDSSVRQLIDTVAWVLIENGRILCARPRGKDAFFIPGGKREGTETDVQTLVREIAEELTVELAPDSAVHVGTYEAPVADGHDTVVRMACYTAEYRGVLTASSEIEALAWFGLGERDLVPPVDRLLFDDLAAAGSLR; translated from the coding sequence GTGGGTGACTCTTCGGTGCGACAGCTGATCGACACGGTGGCCTGGGTGCTGATCGAGAACGGGCGCATCCTGTGCGCGCGGCCCCGGGGCAAGGACGCCTTCTTCATCCCGGGTGGCAAGCGTGAGGGAACCGAGACCGATGTGCAAACGCTGGTGCGTGAGATCGCCGAGGAGTTGACCGTGGAACTCGCACCCGACAGCGCCGTGCACGTGGGCACCTATGAGGCCCCGGTCGCCGACGGGCACGACACCGTCGTCCGGATGGCCTGTTACACCGCCGAGTACCGCGGTGTGCTCACCGCCAGCAGTGAAATCGAGGCCCTGGCCTGGTTCGGACTCGGCGAGCGCGACCTGGTACCGCCGGTGGACCGACTGCTCTTCGACGATCTCGCCGCGGCCGGGTCACTCCGGTGA
- a CDS encoding dihydrodipicolinate reductase, with protein sequence MIPTIVWGTGNVGRAAIRAVAAHPALELTGVLVHNPDKVGRDAGALAGLDVDLGVAAIADIDALLATRPGAVVYAASGEIRPEEALADIVRAIAVGAVVVTPALYALYDSTNAPAEMRDPVLAAIAEGGGSLFVSGVDPGWGNDVLPLLISGLGSTIDVVRCQEIFDYSTYDQPDSVRYLVGMGQPMDYQPPMLLPSVPTMVWGGQIRLIAKGLGVELDEIRETVDRRALDATVQTVQMGEFEAGTQGAVRFEVQGIVDGEPRIVIEHVTRIHPGCAPDWPTPPDGVGAHRVIIEGTPRIEVSVESTDEGGNRSAGGNATAVGRLVNAIDWLVEAEPGLYDALDVPLRAAVGKFGRKQP encoded by the coding sequence CTGGAACTCACGGGTGTGCTGGTTCACAATCCCGACAAGGTCGGCCGGGACGCGGGAGCGCTCGCCGGACTCGATGTCGACCTGGGAGTGGCGGCCATCGCCGACATCGACGCGCTGCTGGCCACCCGGCCGGGCGCGGTCGTCTACGCCGCCTCCGGTGAGATCCGGCCCGAGGAGGCCCTCGCCGACATCGTGCGCGCGATCGCCGTCGGCGCTGTCGTCGTCACCCCGGCCCTCTACGCGCTCTACGACTCGACCAACGCCCCCGCCGAGATGCGTGATCCGGTGCTGGCCGCCATCGCCGAGGGTGGTGGGTCGCTGTTCGTCTCCGGCGTCGATCCCGGCTGGGGCAACGATGTGCTGCCGCTGTTGATCAGCGGACTCGGCAGCACCATCGATGTGGTGCGCTGCCAGGAGATCTTCGACTACTCCACCTACGACCAGCCCGACTCGGTACGGTACCTGGTCGGCATGGGGCAGCCGATGGACTATCAGCCGCCGATGCTGCTGCCCTCGGTGCCGACCATGGTGTGGGGCGGGCAGATTCGCCTGATCGCCAAGGGGCTGGGCGTCGAACTCGACGAGATCCGCGAGACCGTGGACCGGCGAGCACTCGATGCGACCGTGCAGACGGTGCAGATGGGCGAGTTCGAGGCAGGCACGCAGGGTGCGGTGCGGTTCGAGGTGCAGGGCATCGTCGACGGCGAACCCCGCATCGTGATCGAGCACGTCACCCGAATCCACCCCGGGTGCGCGCCGGACTGGCCGACACCGCCCGACGGTGTGGGCGCGCATCGCGTGATCATCGAGGGCACACCGCGTATCGAGGTGAGCGTCGAGTCCACCGACGAGGGCGGCAACCGCTCCGCGGGCGGAAACGCCACGGCCGTGGGTCGATTGGTGAACGCCATCGACTGGCTGGTCGAGGCCGAGCCCGGACTCTACGACGCACTCGATGTCCCGCTGCGTGCCGCGGTCGGCAAATTCGGAAGGAAGCAACCATGA
- a CDS encoding carboxymuconolactone decarboxylase family protein: MIIDIPEGKDPIGYVWGEMVPGIGVAAAAFSLSVYEHSTLGLREFEAARLRIAQINGCLFCQDWRTERDGQKVEAEFADAVTNWRTTDLFDERARLAAEYAERYATDHHGLDDEFWSRMFEHYSQAEVVELSMSIGSWLAFGRLNRVLGLDTVCVLPGH; this comes from the coding sequence ATGATCATCGACATTCCCGAGGGCAAGGACCCGATCGGCTATGTGTGGGGCGAGATGGTCCCCGGCATCGGCGTGGCCGCCGCGGCATTCTCGCTGTCGGTCTACGAGCACTCCACCCTCGGCCTGCGCGAGTTCGAGGCCGCGCGGCTGCGGATCGCCCAGATCAACGGGTGCCTGTTCTGTCAGGACTGGCGTACCGAGCGCGACGGGCAGAAGGTCGAGGCGGAATTCGCCGACGCCGTGACGAACTGGCGCACCACCGATCTGTTCGACGAACGCGCACGCCTCGCCGCCGAGTACGCCGAACGCTACGCGACCGATCACCACGGACTGGACGACGAGTTCTGGAGCCGGATGTTCGAGCACTACTCCCAGGCCGAGGTGGTCGAGTTGAGCATGAGCATCGGGTCCTGGCTGGCGTTCGGGCGGCTCAACCGGGTGCTCGGCCTCGATACCGTCTGCGTGCTGCCGGGCCACTGA